In Myripristis murdjan chromosome 9, fMyrMur1.1, whole genome shotgun sequence, the following proteins share a genomic window:
- the LOC115365224 gene encoding uncharacterized protein LOC115365224, giving the protein MEFITDISITVDEADYKDTRSLREILKDYHVKKTGSCYHIKGSYEEINDVFNKLTTLKDGSTGAKCGSTRHQGEHTSTHAKPVEVAGVVMAYIKRKHSEELDRIQGKNVLIETPHSNPGGKTRVSFKPCHSNTKPVHTQLARERFITLYQRTASDLQMKSLTVDSNDFSFLQSKFPELVIEPNHNKNKAKVTGPFVQMHALEEFLRSNTSNSSSPRRTNSTHTARRRVSSASPVHSKQTEEESCAICMDTITATEKETLPCKHSFCKDCLKMAFMYKPVCPTCGELYGTLTGTQPDGGTMDVTKHKTSLPGYEKYGTIVIQYYIPDGIQTEEHPNPGQRYEGASRTAYLPDSPEGRKVLELLKRAFNQRLIFTVGRSSTSGRNNLVTWNDIHHKTSTHGGPTYYGYPDPDYLKRVRDELKLKGIE; this is encoded by the exons ATGGAG tttattACAGACATCTCCATCACTGTTGATGAGGCTGATTACAAAGACACTAGGAGCTTAAGGGAGATCCTCAAAGATTATCATGTTAAGAAAACAGGATCCTGTTACCACATAAAAGGATCGTATGAGGAAATTAATGATGTTTTCAATAAACTGACAACTCTAAAGGATGGTTCCACTGGTGCTAAGTGTGGGAGCACACGTCACCAGGGTGAACACACTTCAACTCACGCCAAACCAGTGGAGGTAGCTGGAGTTGTTATGGCCTACATTAAGAGAAAACATTCAGAAGAACTTGACAGAATTCAAggaaaaaatgtcttaattgAGACACCACACAGCAACCCAGGTGGCAAAACAAGAGTGTCATTCAAACCATGCCATTCCAACACCAAACCAGTTCACACTCAACTTGCCAGAGAGAGATTCATCACGCTTTACCAAAGAACTGCCTCAGACCTGCAGATGAAGTCCCTCACAGTAGATTCCAATGACTTCAGTTTCTTGCAGAGCAAATTTCCAGAACTTGTTATTGAACCCaatcataacaaaaacaaagcaaaagtgACCGGACCTTTTGTACAAATGCATGCTTTGGAAGAGTTCCTCCGGAGCAATACCTCAAATTCGAGCAGTCCAAGGCGTACCAattcaacacacactgcacgcaGAAGAGTCTCTTCTGCTTCGCCTGTGCACAGCAAACAAACTGAAGAAGAATCATGTGCAATTTGTATGGATACCATCACAGCAACAGAGAAGGAGACTTTGCCATGCAAGCACTCATTTTGCAAGGACTGCTTGAAAATGGCTTTTATGTACAAACCTGTTTGCCCTACATGTGGAGAGCTATATGGCACTCTGACGGGAACACAACCTGACGGAGGGACAATGGATGTCACCAAACACAAGACATCTTTGCCTGGATATGAAAAATACGGAACAATAGTCATTCAGTACTACATTCCAGATGGCATTCAAACG GAGGAACACCCTAATCCAGGTCAGAGATATGAAGGAGCATCACGTACAGCTTATCTCCCAGACTCCCCAGAGGGAAGGAAGGTTCTGGAGCTGCTGAAGCGGGCCTTCAACCAACGACTCATCTTTACTGTTGGACGGTCTTCTACAAGTGGCAGGAACAATCTGGTCACATGGAATGATATTCACCACAAAACCTCAACACACGGAGGCCCAACTTA cTACGGGTACCCCGATCCTGATTATCTCAAACGTGTTCGAgatgaactgaaactgaaaggaATTGAGTAA